The region TGCGCCTGTGCCTGTGCGTATCCATTGTGCACGGTGATGCTGCCAAGTATAAAGGCGGCCACCATAAAAAGCACCGCTGCACCTGCCACAACGGCCAGTATCCAAAGTATAACCGCTGTTATTTTCCTGAGCATGTAACGCATACTTGTTAGATACGTGTAACACTCCTAAAGTATAAAAAGCCCCGAAAAACAAAACCCGGTGCAGTGCACCGGGTCTGAGTGTAGTTTAGTTAGTTTAGTTTCTCTTCCAAATTCGCCCGCGGCCCCAACCACTGGTAGTATGTATGCTGCTGATGCAAGGGATTTTACTGATTTGTGCCTGTCGTTATTTATACGTAGCAACGGCTTTTGTTTTCAGTAGGTGGGAGGGCGGCAAGAAACCCGAAATGGATTTCGGGTACAAAGGTATGAAAAATTGCATTTGTTTAAACATCTTTCCTGATTTTATCTGAAGTTTGTAAAGCGACACCTGTGCAGGTAAGCCTTCGTAATAATAGCTTATTTGCCATATTAACCGTTTTTGCGCAGATTGTGTAAAATTAGAGACTCCATCAAAACTTCACCCACAAAAAAATTATGACATACACGCTAAAGCGTTTTGCCGCTCTATGGCTGGTGCTGCTAAGCATGCAGGCTGCCGTGGCGCAGCAGCAACTGCAATCGCCGGCGCAGTTCCTGGGCTATGAGCTGGGCGAGCAGTTTACCACCCAAAACCGCATCCTGGACTATGTGAATTACCTGGCTGCACAAGTCCCTAACCGCATAAAAGTGGAGGAGTATGGCCGCACCTACGAGAACCGCCCGCTGGTGCTGGCTTACGTGGCCTCCGACGAGAACCTGCAGCGGTTGGAGCAGATACGGGAAAATAACCTGCGCCAGGCCAATCTGCAGAGCGGAAGCATACAGGGCAATCAGCCGGCCATCGTCTGGCTCAGTTACAACGTGCACGGCAACGAGTCGGTCAGCTCGGAGTCGGTGCTGCAGGTACTCTACGATCTGGTGAACCCGGAGAATGCGCAGAGCCGGCAGTGGCTGCAGAATACCGTGGTTATACTTGACCCGATGGTGAACCCCGACGGGCGTGAGCGTTATGTACAGTGGTACAACCAAGCCTCTAACCGGGGCGGCAACGCCTCGCCCTACGCCTGGGAGCACTGGGAGCCGTGGCCGGGCGGCAGGCCCAACCACTACTATTTCGACCTGAATCGTGACTGGGCCTGGCAAACGCAGGTGGAGTCGCAGCAACGGTTGGCAAAGTATAACAACTGGCTGCCACAGGTACACGCCGATTTTCATGAGATGGGAGCCGAGTCGCCCTACTATTTCTCTCCGGCCGCCAGGCCCTTCCATGAAAGTATAACCCCGTGGCAGCGCCAGTTCCAGAATACCATCGGCGAGTACAACCGCCAGTACTTCGATAAAAACAACTGGCTGTACTTTACCCGCGAGAGCTTCGACCTGTTTTACCCCAGCTACGGCGATACCTGGCCTACCTACAACGGCGCCATCGGCATGACTTACGAGCAGGGGGGCTCCGGCCGGGCAGGTTTGGCCTACAAGAAATTGGACGGCGATACGCTGACCCTGACTGAAAGGATTGCGCATCACGTGGCGGCGAGCGAGGCTACCATCAAGGCCACTTCCGAGAAAGCCGATGAACTAAAACAGGAGTTCCGGAAGTACTACAACAACAGCCTGCGCAGCCCGGAGGGCGAGTACAAATCTTTTGTGCTGAAGAGCAGCGCCAACAGTGCCGGCAACCTGAAAGCACTAACTGAATACCTGGCGCAGCAGGGGATACAGTATGGGTATGCCGGTAAAAAGGGTGCTGTGAGAGGATATAACTACCTCAATGGCAAAACGGAGCGGGTGGAACTGGCACCGCAGGATGTGGTCATTAGCATGTACCAGCCAAAATCGGTGCTGGTAAAGGTGCTGTTCGAGCCAAAGTCTGCCCTGGAGGACTCACTGACCTACGACATTACCTCCTGGGCGCTGCCTTATGCCTACGGGGTACAGGCCTATGCTGTGAAGGGTAGGGTAGATATGACCACCACAGCGCCTGCTGCGCCTGCCGCTGCTGCCATCAGCGTAGAAAAGCCTTACGCTTACCTGGCCCGCTGGAACAGTGTGCAGGACCTGAAGTTTGCCGCACAGCTGATGCAGCAGA is a window of Pontibacter kalidii DNA encoding:
- a CDS encoding M14 family metallopeptidase; the encoded protein is MTYTLKRFAALWLVLLSMQAAVAQQQLQSPAQFLGYELGEQFTTQNRILDYVNYLAAQVPNRIKVEEYGRTYENRPLVLAYVASDENLQRLEQIRENNLRQANLQSGSIQGNQPAIVWLSYNVHGNESVSSESVLQVLYDLVNPENAQSRQWLQNTVVILDPMVNPDGRERYVQWYNQASNRGGNASPYAWEHWEPWPGGRPNHYYFDLNRDWAWQTQVESQQRLAKYNNWLPQVHADFHEMGAESPYYFSPAARPFHESITPWQRQFQNTIGEYNRQYFDKNNWLYFTRESFDLFYPSYGDTWPTYNGAIGMTYEQGGSGRAGLAYKKLDGDTLTLTERIAHHVAASEATIKATSEKADELKQEFRKYYNNSLRSPEGEYKSFVLKSSANSAGNLKALTEYLAQQGIQYGYAGKKGAVRGYNYLNGKTERVELAPQDVVISMYQPKSVLVKVLFEPKSALEDSLTYDITSWALPYAYGVQAYAVKGRVDMTTTAPAAPAAAAISVEKPYAYLARWNSVQDLKFAAQLMQQNVKLRMAELPFEIDGTRYEAGTLIMTRTGNERLGDAFDTSVRELAQQHDVQLAATNTGFVSTGADFGSGSVRYLKMPKVALLSGEGVSPYGFGEIWHFFEQQIHYPVTVLNTSYFSQVPLQEFDVLILPTGTYTKVLDEKTLEKVQDWVRGGGKLIALESAAGFLAGKKGFELKKKGEEAEEKKEGKGNGDAKDPYENLRTYADREREALESEVQGSVYRVDLDKTHPLAFGYGDSYFALIRSANTFQFMENGWNVGVLKKNNYAAGYVGQGAKEKLQDALILGTQPLGRGQIVYLADNPLFRGFWQGGKLMFGNAVFVVGQ